Proteins encoded by one window of Kribbella flavida DSM 17836:
- a CDS encoding MarR family winged helix-turn-helix transcriptional regulator, whose translation MPDKSSRPPADAYPFDAPSDYPAAEIARAWQRERPGVPTDSIGIVTPLWRLAKLFADDRRRLLAELGVDPATLDLLSVLRRSGPPYELSTRELTARTLVTAGAISQRVSRAEEAGLVSRRTEQDGSRLVTVSLTPHGHDLIERTVDQVLTREAELVSSLTPQRRDLLADHLEELLEAVRSQVR comes from the coding sequence CCCGACAAGTCCTCCCGGCCGCCGGCCGACGCGTACCCGTTCGACGCCCCCAGCGACTATCCGGCGGCGGAGATCGCCCGCGCCTGGCAGCGCGAACGGCCCGGGGTGCCGACCGACTCGATCGGCATCGTCACTCCCCTGTGGCGGCTGGCCAAGTTGTTCGCCGACGACCGCCGGCGACTGCTCGCCGAGCTCGGCGTCGACCCGGCCACGCTGGACCTGCTCAGCGTGCTGCGGCGCAGCGGCCCGCCGTACGAGCTGAGCACGCGGGAGCTCACCGCGCGGACGCTGGTCACGGCCGGCGCGATCTCCCAACGGGTCAGCCGGGCCGAGGAGGCCGGGCTGGTCAGCCGACGCACCGAGCAGGACGGCTCCCGGCTCGTCACCGTGTCGCTCACTCCGCACGGGCACGACCTGATCGAGCGAACAGTCGACCAGGTCCTGACCCGGGAGGCGGAGCTGGTGTCGTCGCTGACACCACAGCGACGCGACCTGCTCGCCGACCATTTGGAGGAGCTGCTCGAGGCCGTTCGCAGCCAGGTGAGGTGA